A region of Rhodoferax potami DNA encodes the following proteins:
- a CDS encoding chromate transporter, giving the protein MPPSPTTTPSPTPRAAPRSKTDLFISFSLLALQGFGGVLAVAQRELVDRKQWLTAEEFVEDWAVAQILPGPNVVNLSLMLGDRYFGWRGALAGVAGMLSFPLVLVLVLAAAFAGVADNPQAQGALRGMGAVAAGLIIAAGLRLVPALKSNVMGLGACLALMAATFVAVALLRVPLIWVLLGLGGLGCIWAYRCLGHLAAQKEAS; this is encoded by the coding sequence ATGCCGCCTAGCCCGACTACCACCCCAAGCCCCACTCCGCGCGCGGCGCCCCGCTCCAAAACGGATCTGTTTATTTCTTTCTCGCTGCTCGCCCTGCAGGGCTTTGGCGGCGTGCTCGCAGTCGCCCAGCGCGAACTCGTCGATCGCAAACAATGGCTCACCGCCGAAGAGTTTGTGGAAGACTGGGCCGTGGCCCAGATCCTGCCCGGCCCCAATGTGGTGAACCTCTCACTGATGCTGGGCGACCGCTACTTCGGGTGGCGCGGCGCGCTGGCCGGTGTGGCGGGCATGCTAAGCTTTCCGCTGGTTCTGGTGCTGGTATTGGCCGCCGCCTTTGCCGGTGTGGCCGATAACCCGCAAGCCCAAGGCGCACTGCGCGGTATGGGCGCGGTAGCGGCCGGACTCATCATCGCCGCCGGCCTGCGCCTGGTGCCGGCCCTCAAAAGCAATGTCATGGGCCTCGGCGCCTGCCTCGCATTAATGGCTGCCACTTTTGTAGCCGTGGCTTTGCTGCGCGTGCCCCTTATTTGGGTCTTGCTGGGCTTGGGCGGCTTGGGGTGTATCTGGGCCTACCGATGCCTGGGCCATCTAGCGGCCCAAAAGGAGGCCTCATGA
- a CDS encoding metal-dependent hydrolase has translation MTDLTVRRILIDLNTPFAVRWNGGDAFRSAFFNALSMSFPLGEQYFMDSVRAGLKTLPEDQRARFATEVQGFVGQEATHRRIHSLFNAQLTQQGFDNALERRATRRLEANAHRDVRIHVAATAATEHLTAIFADWMLSHPEALEGSEERLKTLWLWHSAEESEHRSTAFDVYHAIGGNHEWRLRLFRYITITFFSDVARQTVRNLWHDKALFRWSTWRSAASFLFGTRGLISSNRAQWREYLREDFHPGQQDGARSEQWLRDNSAQFTVVGQPT, from the coding sequence ATGACCGACCTGACTGTCCGCAGAATTCTGATCGACCTCAACACCCCGTTTGCGGTGCGCTGGAATGGGGGCGACGCATTTCGCAGTGCGTTTTTTAATGCGCTGTCCATGAGCTTCCCGCTGGGTGAGCAGTACTTTATGGACTCGGTCCGCGCCGGCCTCAAAACCCTGCCCGAGGACCAGCGTGCACGCTTTGCCACCGAGGTGCAGGGCTTTGTGGGCCAAGAGGCCACCCACCGCCGCATCCACAGCCTGTTCAATGCGCAACTGACCCAGCAGGGTTTTGACAATGCGCTGGAGCGACGCGCCACCCGGCGCTTGGAGGCCAATGCCCACCGCGATGTCCGCATCCATGTGGCGGCCACGGCGGCCACCGAGCATCTGACAGCCATCTTTGCTGATTGGATGCTGAGCCACCCCGAGGCCCTGGAGGGCAGCGAAGAGCGCCTCAAAACCCTGTGGCTCTGGCACAGCGCTGAAGAAAGTGAACACCGCAGTACCGCGTTTGATGTGTACCACGCGATCGGTGGCAACCATGAATGGCGGTTGCGCCTGTTCCGCTACATCACGATCACCTTTTTCAGCGATGTGGCGCGGCAAACCGTGCGCAACCTCTGGCACGACAAGGCCTTGTTCCGCTGGAGCACCTGGCGCAGTGCTGCCAGCTTTTTGTTTGGCACCCGGGGGCTTATAAGCAGCAACCGCGCGCAATGGCGCGAGTATTTGCGCGAAGACTTTCACCCGGGCCAGCAGGATGGCGCCCGATCGGAACAGTGGCTGCGCGACAATAGCGCCCAGTTCACTGTGGTGGGGCAACCCACCTAA
- a CDS encoding esterase/lipase family protein, whose amino-acid sequence MLAKLLQRFLLALVITGVGLAMLWHGATGDMLIATVLLPWLAVVLSTAYTMLKSRAPAEPAGAFYRAWWGETVANFRTFVLRQPWADKRPPLLPADPGPTRVPVLLVHGYLCNHRLWDDVAPRLQAQGHTVLAINLEPLFVSIDHYAAHIEKSVQQLLQHSGHTQVALVGHSMGGLAIRAWMRQHGSERVARVLTLGTPHAGTKAAKKATTPNGRQMLFDSAWLQGLAESETPDRRALIRIALTPQDNIVFPQRAQVLPGVEPVVFDAIGHVQMVSTPAVMDWVATQLRDLPAQPTPSEATI is encoded by the coding sequence ATGCTCGCCAAACTGCTGCAACGTTTTTTACTCGCTTTGGTGATTACCGGCGTGGGTCTGGCCATGCTCTGGCATGGAGCTACGGGCGATATGCTCATTGCCACCGTGCTTTTGCCGTGGCTGGCCGTGGTGCTGAGCACGGCCTACACCATGCTGAAAAGCCGTGCCCCGGCGGAACCGGCGGGCGCGTTTTACCGGGCTTGGTGGGGCGAGACCGTTGCCAACTTCCGCACCTTTGTGCTGCGCCAACCCTGGGCTGACAAGCGCCCGCCCCTGCTACCTGCTGACCCGGGCCCCACCCGGGTGCCGGTGTTGCTGGTGCATGGCTACTTGTGCAATCACCGCCTCTGGGACGATGTAGCCCCCCGCCTGCAGGCCCAAGGGCACACCGTGCTGGCGATCAATCTGGAGCCTTTGTTTGTCTCGATCGACCACTATGCGGCCCACATCGAGAAGTCGGTTCAACAGCTGTTGCAGCACAGCGGCCATACACAGGTGGCCTTGGTCGGCCACAGCATGGGCGGCCTGGCGATTCGGGCGTGGATGCGCCAACACGGCAGTGAGCGGGTGGCCCGTGTCCTGACGCTAGGGACGCCCCATGCCGGCACCAAAGCCGCCAAAAAAGCCACGACACCCAATGGCCGCCAAATGCTGTTTGACAGCGCCTGGCTGCAAGGCCTGGCGGAATCTGAAACCCCTGATCGGCGTGCCTTGATCCGGATTGCGCTCACCCCGCAAGACAACATTGTGTTTCCCCAGCGGGCACAGGTCTTGCCCGGTGTGGAGCCGGTCGTGTTCGACGCCATAGGCCATGTGCAAATGGTGAGCACACCTGCCGTGATGGACTGGGTGGCCACCCAGCTCCGCGACTTGCCCGCACAACCCACACCCTCTGAGGCCACCATATGA